From the genome of Desulfobaculum xiamenense, one region includes:
- a CDS encoding CDP-alcohol phosphatidyltransferase family protein: MQFRENNWTIPNILTVTRILLTPGFVMSFIGGQVDMALALFTLAGVTDAADGLLARVLHQRTRLGAMLDPLADKVLISSAFLCLGISGWVPAWLVVMVISRDLIIVGGLALLTFWGVDIRREIHPSWLSKFNTTGQIGLTFLILVRQVGLFSLPYVVEFLVYAVAIMTALTGIDYVMRGLALFPSNGDGESGAA; this comes from the coding sequence ATGCAGTTCCGAGAGAACAACTGGACCATTCCCAATATCCTCACTGTGACGAGGATACTGCTCACACCGGGCTTCGTGATGTCCTTCATCGGCGGGCAGGTGGACATGGCGCTGGCGCTGTTCACCCTTGCCGGGGTGACTGACGCGGCGGACGGCCTGCTGGCGCGCGTGCTGCATCAGCGGACGCGGCTTGGGGCCATGCTCGATCCACTCGCCGACAAGGTGCTCATCAGCTCGGCGTTTCTCTGCCTCGGCATCTCCGGCTGGGTGCCGGCGTGGCTGGTGGTGATGGTCATAAGCCGTGACCTCATCATCGTCGGCGGGCTGGCGCTTCTGACTTTCTGGGGCGTGGACATCCGGCGCGAGATTCATCCCTCGTGGCTCAGCAAGTTCAACACCACCGGGCAGATCGGCCTGACCTTCCTGATTCTCGTGCGACAGGTGGGGCTGTTCTCCTTGCCCTACGTCGTGGAGTTTCTGGTTTACGCGGTGGCGATCATGACCGCCCTGACCGGCATCGATTACGTGATGCGCGGGCTGGCGCTGTTTCCGAGTAACGGGGACGGTGAGAGTGGGGCGGCGTAG
- the tatA gene encoding twin-arginine translocase TatA/TatE family subunit gives MIGGLGIWELLIILVIVLVIFGAKKLPEIGGGIGQAISNFKKATTEPSEIDVTPKKEKEEDKDNA, from the coding sequence ATGATCGGCGGATTAGGAATCTGGGAGCTCCTGATTATTCTCGTTATCGTGCTGGTGATCTTCGGTGCCAAGAAGCTGCCCGAAATCGGCGGCGGCATCGGCCAGGCCATCTCGAACTTCAAGAAGGCCACCACCGAACCCAGCGAAATCGACGTAACCCCCAAGAAGGAAAAGGAAGAAGACAAGGACAACGCCTAG
- a CDS encoding HAD family hydrolase, protein MFLCNDFCGLDFLKGLKGIVFDCDGVLFDTMGLNRRFYNLIRERLGMPPMNEDEENYVHAHAVRESIAYITPAEREEEVREVWKSIDYRELIPAMVPSPGLYELLPTLRSAGLRMAVYTNRTNTMEMVLDRFDLAQYFELVVTAGNVTPKPHPEGMYHILGSWNVQPTEIAYVGDTSIDAEVAESAGVPFWAYRNELLKADMFLNDFWSLRRCVMRAAGNGGVLGKNGKRPHFFA, encoded by the coding sequence ATGTTTCTGTGCAACGACTTCTGTGGACTGGATTTCCTCAAGGGCCTCAAGGGCATCGTCTTCGATTGCGATGGCGTGCTTTTCGATACGATGGGCCTGAACCGCCGCTTCTATAATCTCATCCGCGAGCGGCTGGGTATGCCCCCGATGAACGAGGACGAGGAGAACTACGTCCACGCCCATGCCGTGCGCGAATCCATTGCCTACATCACTCCGGCCGAGCGCGAGGAAGAGGTCCGCGAGGTGTGGAAGAGCATCGACTATCGCGAGCTGATTCCCGCCATGGTGCCCTCGCCGGGGCTTTATGAGCTGCTGCCCACGCTGCGTTCCGCCGGCCTGCGCATGGCCGTCTACACCAATCGCACCAACACCATGGAGATGGTTCTGGACCGCTTCGACCTCGCCCAGTACTTCGAACTGGTCGTCACCGCGGGTAACGTGACGCCCAAGCCCCATCCGGAAGGCATGTACCACATCCTCGGCTCGTGGAACGTGCAGCCGACCGAGATCGCCTACGTCGGCGACACCTCCATTGATGCCGAGGTCGCGGAGTCCGCGGGCGTGCCGTTCTGGGCGTACAGGAACGAACTGCTCAAGGCGGACATGTTTCTGAACGATTTCTGGAGCCTTCGCCGCTGCGTGATGCGTGCGGCCGGGAACGGCGGCGTGCTGGGAAAAAACGGAAAGCGCCCCCACTTCTTCGCGTAG
- a CDS encoding YggT family protein, which produces MGPIFNGLIFVILMALNLYKWIVIISALVSWVRPDPYNPVVRFLRGATEPVFYRVRRWLPFVFVGGVDLSPIVVIFAIIFLEIVIKGYVPMAMM; this is translated from the coding sequence ATGGGTCCGATCTTCAACGGATTGATTTTCGTTATCCTGATGGCGCTGAATCTCTACAAGTGGATCGTCATCATTTCGGCTTTGGTGTCCTGGGTGCGCCCCGATCCCTACAACCCCGTCGTGCGCTTCCTGCGCGGCGCCACGGAGCCGGTTTTCTACCGCGTGCGCCGTTGGCTGCCCTTCGTGTTCGTGGGCGGGGTGGATCTCTCCCCCATCGTGGTTATTTTCGCCATAATCTTCCTTGAGATCGTCATCAAGGGCTACGTTCCCATGGCCATGATGTAG
- a CDS encoding DivIVA domain-containing protein — translation MSVSKIDILNKAFGRSFRGYTCAEVDAFLQEIADSLGELSETNKALEDRIAMLDQALAEHRGREQTLRDTLVTTQRMVDELKATAQREAQLIIDAANAKAEALLNQAHNRLAQIHGDISELKKQRTQFEVKLRSIVEAHLRMMELDKEEEETLDAAEQKLKFIQKAGA, via the coding sequence ATGTCGGTTTCGAAAATTGATATTCTCAACAAGGCGTTCGGGCGGTCGTTTCGCGGCTACACCTGCGCGGAGGTCGATGCCTTCCTGCAGGAGATCGCGGACTCCCTGGGCGAGTTGTCCGAAACCAACAAGGCGCTGGAGGACCGCATCGCGATGCTTGATCAGGCTCTGGCCGAGCATCGCGGAAGGGAGCAGACCCTGCGGGACACCCTCGTCACGACGCAGCGGATGGTGGACGAGTTGAAGGCCACCGCCCAGCGCGAGGCGCAGCTCATCATCGACGCCGCCAACGCCAAGGCCGAGGCCCTGCTCAATCAGGCGCACAATCGGCTGGCGCAGATACACGGCGACATCTCGGAGCTGAAGAAGCAGCGGACGCAATTCGAAGTGAAGCTGCGCTCCATAGTCGAGGCCCATCTTCGCATGATGGAGCTCGACAAGGAGGAGGAGGAGACGCTCGACGCCGCCGAGCAGAAACTGAAATTCATACAGAAGGCGGGCGCTTAG
- a CDS encoding DUF167 domain-containing protein, with product MTQPEYVRRKNDDCWELDVWVQPGAKRSEVDGIHDGCLKVRLMAPAVENKANKALTEFLASTFGVRKGNIRIAKGEKSRRKTIVLETGSEPQWPV from the coding sequence ATGACGCAGCCCGAGTATGTGCGCAGAAAGAACGACGATTGCTGGGAGCTGGACGTGTGGGTCCAGCCCGGAGCCAAGCGCAGCGAGGTGGATGGCATCCACGATGGCTGCCTGAAGGTCCGGCTCATGGCCCCGGCAGTGGAGAACAAGGCCAACAAGGCGTTGACGGAATTTCTGGCATCCACGTTCGGCGTAAGAAAGGGTAACATCCGGATAGCCAAAGGCGAGAAAAGCCGCCGGAAGACGATAGTGCTTGAAACAGGATCCGAACCCCAGTGGCCCGTGTGA
- a CDS encoding DUF465 domain-containing protein — protein MEKKDLEIIAQLSDKNPEIKILWEEHQLYEKQLDKLEKKAYRTPEEDRVIKDLKKKKLSGKTRLQTILDRLQAEA, from the coding sequence ATGGAAAAGAAGGATCTTGAAATCATCGCTCAGCTTTCCGACAAGAATCCCGAGATTAAGATTCTTTGGGAGGAGCACCAGCTTTACGAGAAGCAGCTCGATAAGCTTGAGAAGAAGGCCTACCGGACACCCGAGGAAGATCGCGTCATAAAGGACCTCAAGAAGAAGAAGCTTTCGGGCAAGACCAGACTCCAGACTATTCTCGACAGGCTTCAGGCGGAGGCATGA
- the ilvB gene encoding biosynthetic-type acetolactate synthase large subunit: protein MELTGAQILLESLKKEGVDSIFGFPGGAVIDIYDEIPKHPEITHYLVRHEQGAIHAADGYARATGKVGVCLVTSGPGATNTVTGIANAYMDSIPVVIFTGQVPSSLIGNDAFQEVDIVGITRPCTKHNYLVKDVEDLARVIKEAFYLARTGRPGPVLVDLPKDVAQARTEYRYPRSCKLRSYRPTVEPNRKQLSKALDLVRAAEKPLFYAGGGVISSDAHAELTWLAHNLRIPVTTTLMGLGAFPGDDPLFLGMLGMHGTYAANRAVQECDLLIAVGARFDDRVTGRVSSFAPNAKVVHIDVDPTSIRKNVSVDVPIVADCAATLKALKQDVAEGLSQEGFVRDHTPWLERLAEWGQRHPLTYNGANGTIIKPQQVVETLYDLTGGNAIISTEVGQNQMWAAQFFRYRRPRTLLTSGGLGTMGFGFPAAIGAQVAFPGELVIDIAGDGSIQMNIQELATAVCYGLPVKIIILNNGYLGMVRQWQELFYARNYCATCMDFAPDFVKLAEAYGASGFRITRPEELRPVLKEAIELPRTVIVDVHVAPEENVYPMVPAGASLNEMLLV, encoded by the coding sequence ATGGAGCTGACCGGGGCACAGATACTGCTTGAGAGTCTGAAGAAGGAAGGGGTGGACAGCATCTTCGGTTTTCCGGGGGGTGCCGTCATCGACATCTACGACGAAATCCCCAAGCATCCCGAGATTACCCACTATCTCGTCAGACACGAGCAGGGCGCCATTCACGCCGCAGACGGATACGCCCGCGCCACCGGCAAGGTGGGCGTGTGTCTCGTCACCTCTGGCCCCGGAGCCACCAACACCGTTACGGGCATCGCCAATGCCTACATGGATTCCATTCCGGTGGTCATCTTCACCGGGCAGGTCCCTTCCAGCCTCATCGGAAACGACGCCTTCCAGGAAGTGGACATCGTGGGCATCACCCGCCCATGCACCAAGCACAACTACCTCGTGAAGGACGTCGAGGATTTGGCCCGCGTCATCAAGGAAGCATTCTACCTCGCGCGGACCGGGCGTCCCGGTCCCGTGCTGGTGGATCTGCCCAAGGACGTCGCGCAGGCCAGAACCGAATACCGCTACCCTCGCTCGTGCAAGCTGCGCAGTTACCGGCCCACCGTCGAACCCAACCGCAAGCAGCTTTCCAAGGCGTTGGACCTCGTCCGTGCCGCCGAAAAACCGCTGTTCTACGCGGGTGGGGGAGTCATCAGTTCCGATGCTCATGCGGAACTGACGTGGCTGGCCCACAATCTGCGCATTCCGGTGACCACGACACTCATGGGGCTTGGAGCCTTTCCCGGTGACGACCCGCTGTTCCTCGGCATGCTCGGCATGCATGGGACATATGCCGCCAATCGCGCGGTGCAGGAATGCGATCTGCTCATTGCCGTCGGTGCCCGTTTCGATGACCGCGTCACCGGCAGAGTCTCGTCCTTCGCGCCCAATGCGAAGGTGGTCCACATCGACGTGGACCCCACATCCATCCGCAAGAACGTTTCCGTGGACGTGCCCATCGTCGCCGACTGCGCAGCAACGCTCAAAGCCTTGAAGCAGGACGTGGCCGAGGGTCTTTCACAGGAGGGATTCGTCCGGGATCACACCCCGTGGCTCGAACGCCTCGCCGAGTGGGGGCAGCGCCATCCGCTCACCTACAACGGCGCAAATGGTACGATAATCAAGCCCCAGCAGGTCGTGGAGACCCTCTATGACCTCACGGGCGGAAACGCCATCATCTCCACCGAGGTGGGGCAGAACCAGATGTGGGCGGCGCAGTTCTTCAGATATCGCCGTCCGCGTACGCTTCTCACATCAGGCGGCCTGGGCACGATGGGCTTCGGTTTTCCGGCGGCCATCGGCGCTCAGGTCGCCTTTCCCGGCGAACTGGTCATAGACATCGCCGGGGACGGCTCCATCCAAATGAACATTCAGGAGCTGGCCACGGCCGTGTGCTATGGCCTGCCGGTCAAGATCATCATCCTGAACAACGGCTATCTGGGCATGGTCCGCCAGTGGCAGGAACTGTTCTACGCCCGGAACTACTGCGCCACCTGCATGGATTTCGCTCCGGACTTCGTGAAGCTGGCCGAGGCCTACGGCGCGTCCGGCTTCCGCATCACCCGTCCGGAGGAGCTGCGCCCCGTGCTCAAGGAGGCCATCGAGCTTCCCCGCACGGTCATCGTGGACGTGCATGTCGCCCCCGAGGAGAACGTGTATCCGATGGTGCCCGCAGGCGCATCGCTCAACGAAATGCTTCTGGTGTAG
- the ilvN gene encoding acetolactate synthase small subunit, producing the protein MRHVLSILVENEPGVLSRVSGLFSGRGFNIESLNVGPTLEPGVSLMTITTVGENAIIEQIIKQLRKVVTVIKVVDMLDCKAVEREMVLVKVNATETNRAEILRISDIFRCKVVDVSHDEMTIEATGDKDKVGAVVAMLQRFGIKEIARTGTVAMRRSMQ; encoded by the coding sequence ATGCGACACGTACTCAGCATTCTGGTTGAAAACGAGCCCGGCGTTCTTTCGAGGGTGTCCGGTCTGTTCAGCGGCCGTGGCTTCAACATCGAGTCGCTCAACGTCGGCCCCACTCTGGAGCCGGGCGTTTCTCTCATGACCATTACCACTGTGGGCGAAAACGCCATCATCGAGCAGATCATCAAGCAGTTGCGCAAGGTGGTCACGGTGATCAAGGTGGTGGATATGCTCGACTGCAAGGCCGTGGAGCGTGAAATGGTGCTGGTGAAGGTCAACGCGACGGAGACGAACCGTGCGGAAATCTTGCGTATTTCCGACATCTTCCGTTGCAAGGTCGTGGACGTGAGCCACGACGAGATGACCATCGAGGCCACTGGCGACAAGGACAAGGTAGGGGCGGTAGTAGCCATGCTACAGCGTTTCGGCATCAAGGAAATTGCCCGGACCGGTACGGTTGCCATGCGCAGAAGCATGCAGTAA
- the ilvC gene encoding ketol-acid reductoisomerase: protein MGTQQQHEKRIPMQIYYEKDANLELLKGKTIAVIGYGSQGHAHAQNLRDSGLEVIIGQRPGGRNYELAREHGFEPVSAAEAAAKADVIMILLPDQVQAKVYREDILPNLKPGNVIFFAHGFNIHYGQIVPPADVDVVMVAPKGPGHLVRRVYTEGGGVPCLFAVHQDASGKARDIALAYAKGIGGARSGVIETTFKEETETDLFGEQVVLCGGLSQLIQRGFETLVEAGYQPEIAYFECLHEVKLIVDLIYEGGLANMRYSISDTAEYGDFTRGPRIVTEETKKEMKKCLAEIQDGRFAKEFILENLAGQPQMHAMRKQTAEHKIEQVGAQLRGMMSWLKK, encoded by the coding sequence ATGGGGACACAACAGCAACACGAAAAGAGGATACCAATGCAGATTTATTACGAGAAGGACGCCAACCTCGAACTGCTCAAGGGCAAGACCATTGCCGTCATCGGTTACGGAAGCCAGGGCCATGCCCACGCGCAGAACCTGCGCGATTCCGGCCTTGAGGTCATCATTGGTCAGCGTCCCGGCGGCCGTAACTACGAGCTCGCCCGCGAGCATGGCTTCGAGCCTGTGAGCGCCGCCGAGGCCGCCGCCAAGGCCGACGTGATCATGATCCTGCTGCCCGATCAGGTGCAGGCGAAGGTCTACCGCGAGGACATCCTGCCGAACCTCAAGCCCGGCAACGTCATTTTCTTCGCCCACGGCTTCAACATCCACTATGGCCAGATCGTGCCGCCCGCGGATGTGGACGTGGTCATGGTCGCCCCCAAGGGTCCCGGCCACCTCGTGCGCCGCGTGTACACCGAGGGCGGCGGCGTGCCCTGCCTGTTCGCCGTGCATCAGGACGCCTCCGGCAAGGCTCGCGACATCGCGCTTGCCTACGCCAAGGGCATCGGCGGCGCGCGTTCCGGCGTTATCGAGACCACCTTCAAGGAAGAGACCGAAACTGACCTCTTCGGCGAGCAGGTGGTGCTGTGCGGTGGCCTGTCCCAGCTCATCCAGCGCGGCTTCGAGACGCTGGTCGAGGCCGGATACCAGCCCGAGATCGCCTACTTTGAATGCCTGCACGAGGTGAAGCTCATCGTTGACCTCATCTACGAGGGCGGCCTCGCCAACATGCGCTACTCCATCTCCGACACCGCCGAATACGGCGACTTCACCCGCGGTCCGCGCATCGTGACCGAGGAGACCAAGAAGGAGATGAAGAAGTGCCTGGCCGAGATTCAGGACGGCCGCTTCGCCAAGGAGTTCATCCTTGAGAACCTCGCCGGTCAGCCCCAGATGCACGCCATGCGCAAGCAGACCGCCGAGCACAAGATCGAGCAGGTCGGCGCGCAGCTGCGCGGCATGATGTCCTGGCTCAAGAAGTAG
- a CDS encoding AraC family transcriptional regulator, whose translation MTRTTGTNVARLWTAPGFADVRLLAASFTSYAYEPHVHDEYVLGVVEWGVQRFLHRDDTRFASAGTLYTINPGDVHAGRAEMESGYAYRAAYVSADFLREAFAGHPLADAPLLFAAPDVRDLELAGRFDRALTLLEAPGSDLLAAQSAFILTLRDLFARHARAAAADGLIRGGAAQAGRLVEYLRTHAAEGVSLDDLAAVAGLSKYHALRVFKAATGLSPHAYLVQRRVELARRAMEDGATPAEAALASGFADQSHMTRRFKAMHGVTPGAYRRQIVRP comes from the coding sequence ATGACACGGACAACAGGGACAAACGTCGCGCGGCTGTGGACCGCTCCGGGTTTCGCCGATGTTCGGCTGTTGGCTGCGAGTTTCACCTCGTACGCCTATGAGCCGCATGTGCACGACGAGTACGTGCTCGGCGTCGTGGAGTGGGGCGTGCAGCGTTTCCTGCATCGCGACGATACGCGCTTCGCCTCGGCCGGAACCCTGTACACCATCAATCCCGGCGACGTGCATGCCGGGCGTGCCGAGATGGAAAGCGGCTACGCCTATCGCGCCGCGTACGTGAGTGCGGATTTCCTGCGCGAGGCCTTCGCCGGGCATCCGCTGGCCGATGCGCCGCTGCTTTTCGCGGCACCCGATGTGCGCGACCTTGAATTGGCTGGGCGCTTCGACCGGGCCTTGACGCTTCTGGAAGCGCCGGGATCTGACCTGCTGGCGGCGCAGTCCGCCTTCATCCTGACCTTGCGTGATCTTTTCGCCCGCCATGCCCGCGCCGCAGCCGCAGACGGTCTGATTCGCGGCGGGGCCGCGCAGGCGGGGCGTCTTGTCGAATATCTGCGGACCCATGCCGCCGAGGGTGTGAGCCTCGATGATCTCGCCGCTGTGGCCGGGCTGTCCAAGTATCATGCCCTGCGCGTGTTCAAGGCGGCGACGGGTCTGTCGCCGCATGCCTATCTCGTCCAGCGGCGCGTGGAACTCGCGCGGCGCGCCATGGAGGACGGAGCCACCCCCGCCGAGGCCGCCCTTGCCTCGGGCTTTGCCGATCAGAGCCACATGACGCGGCGCTTCAAGGCCATGCATGGCGTCACTCCTGGTGCGTATCGACGACAGATCGTGCGCCCGTAG
- a CDS encoding AzlC family ABC transporter permease, whose protein sequence is MMKKGFVDGIRATLPVSASVAAYGSVLGVLAAHKGVAWGVLMLMNVMVFAGSSQFVMLDMWNAPLPYAEMALAVLVVNMRYLLAGASLEPLFRESSVARKLMSAHLVTDESWAVTMVAWKRGEATVPYLVGGGLCVLTAWCAGTMVGEAFGSIVDNPEALALDFAFTAVFTALAVSLWRGRSDALPWIVALAVSIISAQALPGKWYIVVGAVAGALVAMLMPEKEEGAHATD, encoded by the coding sequence ATGATGAAGAAAGGTTTCGTGGATGGCATCCGCGCGACATTGCCCGTGTCCGCCAGCGTTGCGGCCTATGGAAGCGTGCTTGGCGTTTTGGCCGCGCACAAGGGCGTCGCGTGGGGTGTGCTCATGCTGATGAACGTGATGGTCTTTGCGGGGTCGTCGCAGTTCGTCATGCTCGATATGTGGAACGCGCCGCTTCCGTATGCGGAAATGGCGCTGGCCGTGCTGGTGGTCAACATGCGCTATCTTCTGGCCGGAGCCTCGCTGGAGCCGCTGTTTCGGGAGTCGTCCGTGGCGCGCAAGCTCATGTCCGCGCATCTCGTCACCGACGAGAGCTGGGCCGTGACCATGGTCGCGTGGAAGCGCGGCGAGGCGACGGTGCCTTATCTCGTTGGGGGCGGCCTTTGTGTGCTGACGGCGTGGTGCGCCGGGACCATGGTCGGCGAGGCCTTCGGGTCCATCGTGGACAATCCCGAGGCGCTGGCACTCGACTTTGCATTCACGGCGGTGTTTACCGCGCTGGCCGTCAGCCTGTGGCGCGGGCGTAGCGACGCCCTGCCGTGGATCGTGGCGCTTGCGGTGTCCATCATCAGCGCGCAGGCGCTGCCGGGAAAGTGGTACATCGTCGTCGGTGCCGTGGCTGGTGCGCTGGTCGCCATGCTGATGCCGGAGAAGGAGGAAGGCGCACATGCAACTGACTGA
- a CDS encoding AzlD family protein, producing MQLTESMMFGAIALCALVTYSLRAGGLLLAERLPQSGRIRKAMDALPGTIMVSLVAPSVFAAGAGGMAGAALTVLVAWRTGNVFVAMLAGMAVVAVERNFLV from the coding sequence ATGCAACTGACTGAGTCCATGATGTTCGGTGCCATTGCCCTGTGCGCGCTGGTGACCTATTCGCTCCGGGCCGGGGGGCTGCTGCTTGCCGAGCGGTTGCCGCAGTCGGGCCGCATCCGTAAGGCCATGGACGCCCTGCCGGGGACGATCATGGTGTCGCTGGTCGCTCCGTCGGTGTTTGCCGCCGGTGCGGGAGGAATGGCTGGTGCCGCGTTGACCGTTCTCGTGGCGTGGCGCACGGGCAACGTGTTCGTTGCCATGCTCGCCGGAATGGCCGTAGTGGCGGTGGAAAGGAATTTTCTGGTCTAG
- the murI gene encoding glutamate racemase yields the protein MDTTSLPIGLFDSGVGGLTVLKALRRRMPSEDLIYLGDTARLPYGTKGPDTITRYALQASARLVERGIKALVIACNTATSVALDALRAEYPDIPVIGVVEPGARAGVAASTNGSIAVVATERTIRGGAYQQAITRLRPDATVTGVPCSLFVALAEEGWTDGPLVEGIAARYLDPVFAPDPDGLPTPDCLVLGCTHFPVLAPAIANVVGPGVAIVDSAKTTADAVAEELDRLGVARTSDTGGSTFLSTDDVKRFARTGSLFLGRELRPDDVELVDL from the coding sequence ATGGATACCACTTCCCTGCCCATCGGACTCTTCGACTCCGGCGTCGGCGGACTGACCGTGCTCAAGGCCCTGCGCCGCCGCATGCCCAGCGAAGACCTCATATATCTCGGAGACACGGCCCGCCTGCCCTACGGCACCAAGGGACCGGACACCATCACCCGCTACGCCCTGCAGGCCTCCGCGCGTCTCGTGGAGCGCGGCATCAAGGCCCTCGTCATCGCCTGCAACACGGCGACCTCCGTGGCGCTCGACGCGCTGCGTGCCGAGTATCCGGATATCCCGGTCATCGGCGTGGTCGAGCCGGGTGCCCGCGCTGGCGTGGCCGCATCGACCAACGGCTCCATCGCCGTGGTCGCCACGGAGCGCACCATTCGCGGCGGAGCCTATCAGCAGGCCATCACCCGCCTGCGCCCGGACGCGACGGTGACCGGCGTCCCCTGCTCGCTCTTCGTGGCTCTGGCAGAAGAGGGTTGGACGGACGGCCCGCTGGTCGAGGGCATCGCCGCGCGCTACCTCGACCCCGTCTTCGCTCCCGATCCGGACGGCCTGCCTACGCCGGACTGTCTGGTCCTCGGCTGTACGCACTTTCCGGTTCTCGCCCCGGCCATCGCCAATGTCGTCGGCCCCGGCGTGGCCATCGTGGACTCCGCCAAGACCACGGCCGACGCAGTGGCCGAGGAGCTGGACCGCCTCGGCGTGGCCCGCACCAGCGACACCGGCGGTAGCACCTTCCTCTCCACGGACGACGTGAAACGCTTCGCCCGCACGGGCAGCCTGTTCCTCGGGCGCGAACTCCGCCCGGACGACGTGGAACTCGTCGATCTCTAG
- a CDS encoding amidinotransferase has product MFTHAIVRTPCPDFAKGLTTSTHLGAADYDLMLVQHAAYVDALRGLGLAVDVLPAESSFPDAHFVEDVAVVVPEVAVITNPGASERNGEKETIVSALAKYRTLARIEAPGTLDGGDVLLVNKHFFIGVSDRTNAEGARQLGEIMASHGYTWTPVPVGAGLHFKSSVNWVGGNTLLVTKDFADRKEIEGFDLLVVDKDEEYASNTLLINDTLITPTGFPKTRKMLDGLGRNIVELDMSETRKMDGGLTCLSLRF; this is encoded by the coding sequence ATGTTTACGCATGCCATAGTCCGCACTCCCTGCCCCGACTTCGCGAAGGGGCTGACCACCTCTACTCATCTTGGTGCTGCCGATTATGATCTGATGCTGGTCCAGCATGCGGCATACGTGGACGCTCTCAGGGGCCTCGGCCTTGCCGTTGACGTTCTCCCCGCCGAATCGTCCTTCCCGGATGCGCATTTCGTCGAGGACGTCGCCGTCGTCGTGCCCGAGGTGGCGGTCATCACCAACCCCGGCGCGTCTGAGCGCAACGGCGAGAAGGAGACCATCGTCTCCGCCCTCGCGAAGTATCGCACCCTCGCCCGCATCGAGGCTCCCGGCACTCTCGACGGCGGCGATGTGCTGCTCGTGAACAAGCATTTCTTCATCGGCGTGTCCGACCGGACCAATGCCGAAGGCGCTCGCCAGCTCGGCGAGATCATGGCCTCCCATGGCTACACGTGGACGCCGGTTCCGGTCGGTGCCGGTCTGCATTTCAAGTCCAGCGTGAACTGGGTGGGCGGCAATACGCTGCTGGTGACCAAGGATTTCGCGGACCGCAAGGAGATTGAGGGCTTCGATCTGCTCGTCGTGGACAAGGACGAGGAGTACGCCTCCAATACGCTTCTCATCAATGACACCCTCATTACGCCCACAGGTTTCCCCAAGACGAGGAAAATGCTTGACGGCCTGGGCCGTAATATTGTCGAACTTGACATGAGCGAAACGCGCAAGATGGACGGCGGTCTGACTTGCCTTTCGCTGCGCTTCTAG